CCAGGTCAGAGCCTATTATAAACGTTGGGAAAGTACCGAAGGCGAAAAAAAAGGCCAGCAGCTGTTTTTGCAACCTTTAGTCATTCAAACCCGGTCTAATGACTACTTTCACATCAGTTATGATATGTATAATAAAGTGCTCAAAGATCCGTTTAAATTCCGCGATAACATTCAATTTGCCAAAGGTGAATATGATTATAATCAGTGGAACCTGTATTACGAAAGCGCCAGTGATCGACCAGTTTTCGTCAGCGGTCGGGTTGTAAAAGGCGACTTTTTTGATGCCGATTTAGAGCGCCTCAGCTTGACCATAAATACTCGTCCAAACAAACACTGGTATGTGCAACTTGGCCGTCATATGTACTATTACGAGCGCGCGGGCGAGAAAAACAACATGTATAACACCCGCTTGAAAGTGAATATTGCTTTCAACAGCGAATGGTCGTGGAATTCCCTGTTTCAGCACAATACCCAGTCAGACAGTTTCTCGCTGTTTAGCCGCTTGCGCTATGAACCGGCGCCGGATGAGCTCTACCAGCTCAGTATTAATAAGGGATATGACTTAGAGGATGGATGGCACGACAAACAAGCGCGATTCAGTGAGACCGCCGTGAAGCTCAACTACACCTATCGGTGGTAATAATACATAATAAAAAGCGCGTTGCCCTATTAAAGCGACGCGCAGCCTGTTACCTCGCAACAGTGCTGTACACGTCGCTGCGAAACGCCGCTTTACGACCATAGATCACCTGCCCGTCACGAACATCAAACCCCATATATGCGCCAATGTCCTGGCGCGACAACGGCTGTACTCCCTCATCGCTTAGAGTGTAGCGAACCAGCTCATGCCACTCTTTGGTCATCAGGTAAACCTTGCCATTTTCCAGTTCCAGGTTTGAAAACGCCTCAAGTTGTCCGACTTTTTCTCCTTCTGCCTGTCCCAGCCCATTTAAAATACTGGCAAAAGGAAAGCGATAGAGCACATGGTCTTTGTCGGTCAGATACACGTATTGTGGTGTTGTCGGGTCTGTTTGTGCGGTCATCCAGCCCTCTGGCAACTGCGCCACCAGCTGCATCTGACGATTGTATATTTGCACCCGTTTTTGCTCATTCTGTTTCACTGAGAGCGCAAACAGGCTATTGCTCAGCCAGCTTTGCTGATAGATATAGCCATCAAAGAACAAATTGTTGCCTGGCTGTGCTTCATTGGTTGGGATCAGCCACATGGCGTGATTATCGTGATTGATCAGCAGCAGTTCATCGTCTGGCGACAACACCATACCTCTGAGGCGCACATGCTCCGGGAGCCTGGGAAGTGGCTTGGCCTGGTCCTGTGGGCGCTGATAATACACCTGAGAGCTGCCGGAACGATCAGAAATAAAATACACGCCCGGATTAGTGTGCGCTAAGCGTGGTGAGCGGTCCAGCCCGTTGCTGTTATCCAGCACAAATCCAGTTTCCAGCCACTGCAGTTCAATATCTTTGTCATAGGTCGTGAAAATATAGTCCACACCGTTACTGTGGCGGGCGATATTACAGCAGATTTTATCGCTGAGGCTGCTCAGTAAGGTGGGCTCAGTGTCAGTAAATGCCTGATGATACATCTGAGTGCGCGGACTGGAAGAGGAGAAAACAACCCCTTGGTGGTTGTGATCCCAAATAGCACCATGCATCAGGCCAGTCCGCGAAAGATGCAAGACTTGGTGTGCCGACTCGGGCTCATAGCTGAGCACCCGGCTGTTGCCATCATTTGTGTGTGCGGTCAGCAACAATTGGTGCGTGTTGGGATGAGCATCCACATAGGCCAGTCGCCAGCTTGGCGCCAGGTTGGTCGGCAACTTGGTGATCTGGGAGGAGAAACTGAGCGCGTACAAATCGTTTTTATGCTCAAAGCGGCGTTCATGGGCCAGCGCATAGATAGTATCTGAATCGGCGACGTAAATGCTGTCGTGATAGATCAGGTCGCAGTTATACAATGCCTCAGTGGGCGGCGACAGTTGTTGCCCTGCTATATCCAGTCTGGCCTTAAACCAGCCACATTGCTCCTTATAGTAACCTTTAAAAACCAGGTACTCCCCCTGGCTGCCTAGTAGTTGTTGCAGGTGGTAGTCGGGTGTCTTTATCGTTTGAGGTAAGGCGCTGCCAGAATTCCCATAGTCAGCCACCCACAAACGACGCCCCTGCGCTGCGGTCACGTTCAAAAATGCAACATGGGCCTGCTCTGCCAACACAACCGGAAACAATTTACCGCCGCTGACACGGCTCAGTGCGCGGCTTTCGCCATACTGTGCCATGGGCGCACCGCCATGCTGCCAAATAAGACGACCCAAAAGCCCGACAAACAGGACAAGAC
The DNA window shown above is from Pseudoalteromonas viridis and carries:
- a CDS encoding winged helix-turn-helix domain-containing protein, with amino-acid sequence MDFIQIGEFRLYHQTNELIKGEHSITLDPRLLSLLIFFTDNPNRIIGRDELQDAIWQGSIVTDNAINKLVANLRKAFCDDPKSPQYIQTVPKQGYRFIAPIVVGAEDNTPSLEQSAVQKRLPGRYILLGLVLFVGLLGRLIWQHGGAPMAQYGESRALSRVSGGKLFPVVLAEQAHVAFLNVTAAQGRRLWVADYGNSGSALPQTIKTPDYHLQQLLGSQGEYLVFKGYYKEQCGWFKARLDIAGQQLSPPTEALYNCDLIYHDSIYVADSDTIYALAHERRFEHKNDLYALSFSSQITKLPTNLAPSWRLAYVDAHPNTHQLLLTAHTNDGNSRVLSYEPESAHQVLHLSRTGLMHGAIWDHNHQGVVFSSSSPRTQMYHQAFTDTEPTLLSSLSDKICCNIARHSNGVDYIFTTYDKDIELQWLETGFVLDNSNGLDRSPRLAHTNPGVYFISDRSGSSQVYYQRPQDQAKPLPRLPEHVRLRGMVLSPDDELLLINHDNHAMWLIPTNEAQPGNNLFFDGYIYQQSWLSNSLFALSVKQNEQKRVQIYNRQMQLVAQLPEGWMTAQTDPTTPQYVYLTDKDHVLYRFPFASILNGLGQAEGEKVGQLEAFSNLELENGKVYLMTKEWHELVRYTLSDEGVQPLSRQDIGAYMGFDVRDGQVIYGRKAAFRSDVYSTVAR